From one Trifolium pratense cultivar HEN17-A07 linkage group LG1, ARS_RC_1.1, whole genome shotgun sequence genomic stretch:
- the LOC123884423 gene encoding uncharacterized protein LOC123884423, translated as MAASSYADSTTSLGGRLQKCIFTTIHVKDDPFGEIDPVFVHKYSDELHQQWKVYAGNHLHLLSWNQSLRKPLITDGWTELREHFQLQFQYHEINMVYYGDSMFQLVLPLTGPIPTNEFPSFHSLSTKLSEPLTFEILLSNNSIGSRDKLVFNKWLGDYITSFHNYLVLEGPVAEPHLVEIIQRQGGNGIRELEYLQWHKFNMDNYFSAGDLLKFTFFDIKNSNRVDVDVDRVVR; from the exons ATGGCTGCAAGTTCTTATGCAGATAGCACTACAAGTCTTGGTGGCAGGTTGCAAAAATGCATTTTCACCACAATACATGTCAAAGATGAT CCATTTGGTGAGATTGATCCTGTGTTTGTTCATAAGTACTCCGATGAGTTGCATCAACAATGGAAAGTTTATGCGGGCAACCACTTACATTTGCTATCTTGGAATCAATCTCTTCGAAAACCTCTAATAACAGATGGATGGACAGAACTTCGTGAACACTTTCAGTTGCAGTTCCAATATCATGAGATTAATATGGTGTATTACGGTGATAGTATGTTCCAACTGGTGCTTCCTTTGACAGGACCAATTCCAACTaatgaatttccttcatttcaCTCCCTGTCTACTAAACTCAGTGAACCATTAACATTTGAGATTCTTTTATCAAATAACTCAATTGGATCAAGAGACAAATta GTTTTCAACAAGTGGTTAGGTGACTATATCACTTCTTTTCATAATTATCTGGTTCTTGAAGGTCCGGTCGCTGAACCTCATTTGGTCGAAATTATTCAAAGGCAAGGGGGAAATGGAATTCGAGAATTGGAGTATCTACAATGGCATAAATTCAACATGGATAATTACTTCTCAGCTGGAGATCTTCTCAAGTTTACTTTTTTTGATATCAAAAATAGCAACAGAGTTGATGTTGATGTAGATAGAGTTGTTAGGTAA
- the LOC123896097 gene encoding replication factor A protein 1-like — translation MALTVDNRNMFSNIDEINSDRATWNFQAKVIRLWQVNDFNRVNVPFSIEMVLMDSDGAKIHATIKKTLIYKFKHELIEGKVYSFENLGVAANTGAYRTTHHPYKLNFQFGSLVQRLSNCDILKSPFTFVPIADILGGCYDTDFLLDVIGFLTEIGQEREITNQNGSTTKLNVIALEADGHKLQCTLFGPYVDELNTFVGAGDLTNAVVIVQLAKAKIFQDKIHIQNCMNCSVLIFNPTCDESVALRASLNGSDENPSPLTFTQVSTESSVQPLDEFLHITPRITLQGLKDATTESSHVVAATVKRTLNPNSYWYTSCLCGKAVVPDSKMWYCEKCNRHVSKVVPRFCVKVRVMDDTDSAIFVIFDKEASSIFNMSCADMVRNGENDVGERIVPPEIDETLIDQTWLFKVEAKPFQNPRFEQSFRVRKICTDEGIIKQFKDKWDNEDAVYLKNTNEGGSLSTLLAKGKDDYVVGSSNVLSEEFENFSGDSDKSKGLIVERSTVDVSQDLMMKFSSAVVNLGDDFDNTPLCIKPNTSSKVKHISSAAVVNPNTVVDGVKPIQPDDNAKPINSAGSVNRINSAGAAKSQQSAAVVDDLSQTASASVRPSGQRKKIVPKRVSPQHEDRDVEDENAPIKLLKRAVKIEKI, via the exons ATGGCTTTGACTGTTGATAATCGTAATATGTTTTCAAACATTGATGAAATCAACTCTGATAGGGCAACTTGGAATTTTCAGGCTAAGGTCATAAGACTTTGGCAAGTGAATGATTTTAATCGAGTTAATGTTCCTTTTTCTATTGAAATGGTGTTAATGGATTCAGATGGTGCTAAGATTCATGCCACTATTAAAAAAACTCTGATTTACAAATTTAAACATGAGTTAATCGAGGGAAAAgtttattcttttgaaaatctTGGTGTGGCAGCTAATACTGGAGCTTATAGGACAACACATCATCCCTACAAACTGAACTTTCAGTTTGGCTCATTGGTTCAGAGGCTGTCCAACTGTGATATTTTGAAGTCTCCATTTACCTTTGTTCCGATTGCTGATATTTTGGGGGGTTGTTATGACACTGATTTTTTACTTG ATGTTATTGGTTTCTTGACTGAGATTGGGCAAGAACGTGAGATCACTAATCAGAATGGTAGTACAACGAAGCTGAATGTCATTGCATTGGAAGCTGATGG GCATAAGCTTCAATGTACACTTTTTGGTCCATatgttgatgaacttaataccTTTGTTGGAGCTGGTGATCTAACCAATGCTGTGGTTATTGTTCAGCTTGCTAAGGCTAAGATCTTCCAAG ACAAGATACATATCCAGAATTGCATGAATTGTTCTGTTTTGATATTTAACCCAACTTGTGACGAAAGTGTAGCCTTAAGGGCAAG TCTCAATGGTTCTGATGAGAATCCGTCTCCATTGACCTTTACTCAAGTTAGCACAGAGTCAAGTGTTCAACCACTTGATGAGTTTCTGCACATTACTCCAAGGATTACCTTGCAAGGTCTCAAGGATGCTACAACT GAATCATCACATGTTGTTGCTGCAACTGTTAAGAGGACTTTAAATCCCAATAGTTATTGGTATACATCATGTTTGTGCGGCAAGGCTGTTGTGCCGGATTCAAAGATGTGGTATTGTGAAAAGTGTAACAGGCATGTTTCAAAGGTTGTTCCTAG GTTTTGTGTCAAAGTCAGAGTCATGGATGATACTGATTCTGCCATTTTTGTGATCTTTGACAAGGAAGCAAGTTCCATATTCAATATGTCTTGTGCTGATATGGTTCGAAATGGAGAAAAT GATGTTGGTGAAAGAATTGTTCCACCTGAAATTGATGAGACACTGATTGATCAAACTTGGCTTTTTAAAGTTGAAGCTAAACCTTTTCAGAATCCTAGGTTTGAGCAATCTTTCCGTGTAAGAAAGATTTGTACCGATGAGGGTATAATTAAGCAATTTAAGGACAAGTGGGATAATGAGGATGCTGTGTATCTTAAAAATACAAAT GAGGGTGGATCTTTGAGTACTTTGCTGGCAAAGGGGAAAGATGATTATGTAGTTGGGTCGTCAAACGTCCTTTCTGAG GAGTTTGAAAACTTTAGTGGAGATTCTGACAAGTCAAAAGGTTTGATTGTTGAGCGGTCAACTGTTGACGTATCACAAGATTTGATGATGAAATTTTCATCAGCTGTTGTTAATCTTGGCGATGATTTTGATAATACTCCTCTTTGTATTAAGCCAAATACATCCTCTAAGGTGAAACATATTTCATCTGCTGCTGTTGTCAACCCGAATACCGTTGTTGATGGTGTGAAGCCAATTCAACCTGATGATAATGCAAAGCCAATCAACTCTGCTGGATCTGTGAATCGAATCAACTCTGCTGGAGCTGCGAAGTCTCAACAATCTGCTGCTGTTGTTGATGATTTGAGCCAGACAGCTTCAGCCTCTGTTAGGCCATCTGGACAGCGAAAGAAAATTGTTCCTAAGAGAGTGTCCCCTCAACATGAAGATCGAGATGTTGAAGATGAAAATGCTCCTATCAAGTTGTTGAAAAGGGCGGTGAAGATTGAGAAGATTTAA